Sequence from the Sciurus carolinensis chromosome 1, mSciCar1.2, whole genome shotgun sequence genome:
actcaaaatcatcctgcctcagcctctcaagctgctgcaTCCTTGACTTTTTAACAATGACATCATGTCAGAGGACATAAAGCACCTAACAGTGAGGCTAGCTAAGTCACAATGAAACCTCATTCCTCATCCCTCATACAGCTGGAACTGAGGCCAGGAGAGCCTGCAGTGTGTTGGGGCATGACATAAAGATAAGAACACTACATAGTGGCACTCATAGTTGCTGAAATTTAGTACTAGAACTGGACTTTTCTTTAAATTGAGTGCAGGAAAATGTCTCCTATGATGTACCAAGAATCTTGAATGCCTCTGTCCTTGGGCAGCTCCTGAATCCACTAGAAGGGAAAGACCTATGTCTTTTAGAAAGTGAACCGTTtccctgggcatggtggcacacacctgtagtaccagcaactcaggagactgaggtagaagattcagaagtttgaggccagcctcagcacctcagtgaaaccctgtctcaaacaaataaaagactGGAGCTGTAGTTCAGCattagagcattcctgggttcaatcctcagtaccccaaaaagggggaaaaatgtggACCATTTCATGGGTAGGGGTagagctccatggtagagcatgtgcttagcatgtgtgagcccctgAATTAACCAGCATTACAAAAGAAAGCGGCCAATTTCCTTAAAGCCTAAGACCAGTGCCCTCTCAACCCCAGCCACTGAGTGGGCTGGGAAGCAGGACTGCTCCGTGAAAAGCACAGCAGGAAATTTTTCAGCTCTCATTTCAGCTGTTATCCACTCAGCATTTCATCCAGGTGccacaattttaattttgtgatgTCTGCCTCCAGAAGACTAGCACCCCACAAGGGTCCTCCCCAGGGACCATTTCTGGGTTCTGGTCACTTTCAGCTCAACTGTTTTGCCATTTCCATCTGATAAGTGGGCTTGTAAAGCAACAAACTAATAGTTCAAGAGCAGGCTGTTTCCACTGAGCTTTTCTTTGGATTGGGTCATGTCTAACTCCTGTGAGTTCCATTTCTCCAGCATCCTCCCTTTTTCCATATTGGCCAACCCGGGCCTTGAGAATTCCCACCACCCCACACATCCCCAAATATGACAGAACAACAAGACGTCTTTGGAAACAACTTTCTTTATGAGAATCTTGAGCTCCTAATGAGTCTGGCCCCGGGGTGGGCTAGACCAGTGCAAATACTCCAGGAGTACACACAGGGAGGTCAAGGGCAGTGTGGGGGAGGGGCACTGAGGGCGTGCTAGTGAGGTGTCCTACAGATTCCTAGAGCTAAAGTCCCTTAGCAACAATGTGACTATCGCACTCACCTTTTAGGCCTGTTGGGATAACTATTAAAAGGTGACTGTTCTGTCTGGTCAGGGTGAGTAGACGGGAGGCTGGCCAGTGCTATTTGGGTTGTGAGGAATGCTACCAATCCACTGCTGTCTAGAAGCAGAGGGTGACAACTGGAACCAAGTCACTCTGGCTTCGGGAGAGATTCAGAGGAGGCCCTGAATGCACCCCCTTCCCCTTCTACCTGCCCCAAGGGCCATAGCATGTGCCTGGACTTTGGGGCAGTCTTGGGTTTGGGGGCCAGCACTTGGGCTCTTCTGTCAAATGGGCCCCTCCCTACAGGACTGTTTTGAGGAATAAAGACAGTGAATCCAAAGGGACTGGCACAGAGAAGACCCTTAGTAAATGGTAGCTAATACTGGAATTTGGAGAGGTTACAGAGAGAGGTCTAAGCCCCCAGACCATCCTATTTCCTTAGAGGGAAGTGGTCCTGCCCTTCCTCCACAGATAGCTCTTCCTTGAAGAACATGCCATCTGGGGAGATGCCTATGTCTTGTTTGCTTTAAATTTCAATAACCTGGTCCCAGTGTTCCAGGATGGCATCCCTCACTGCCAGGGAGCTGCCTTCCTGCCAGGCGGTTCCAACTATCAGAAGAAGAAAGTCTGTGCACACCTTCTTTTCAGACAAAGATGGCTATCAAGTCACTGTGACTATGTCATCTCTGATGAGAAATCCCAACTCCTTTCCTCACTTCCTCCCCCCAAGTCCTTGTTCCAGGTTCCCATCCAGTTTTTCTGCCCCCCTCTTCAGTTCCAGGGCCTCCTCCATCCTTGCCCAGCTCTGAGTCTCATACCCAATTCTCCCCTGAGGCAGCCCCACCATGGAAAGGAGGCAAGGGGCCTCCCTGACATCACCGGGGGAAGAGGATGTAAGACCCAAAGAAGAGGGACTGTGGTTCCCCAAACTTCCCAATGTCCTCAAGGATTCACCTGTACTATCACGGGACAGTTCCTTGCCGATACAGAGGGACACTCCTTCCACCacctctgccctcccctcctccctactGCAATGGTCCCCAAAGCGGGCTGCACCCAAAATGGAGAAACTCCCATCCATTgacctccttcttcttttctgccGCCCCTGCCCCCGTCATTCCCCCTGTACACATGCAGAACAGCACGTTCAGAGATAAGGGCCTATATGAGATCAGTTAGTAAAtgacctctgggcctcagtttcccaatgtGTTAAATGGGACATGGAGAGGAGCCAGACAGACTGCTCACTAACATCCCCTCTGGTGCAGTTTGGTCACTAACTTGGACAACAGTGACTTGGGAGAAGTAGTGAAagtacaggactggggatgtatttcagtgatagagcgcttgcctagaaagtgtgaggccctgggtttgatccccagcaccattagaTAAGTAAGTACAACCCCAGTAGCAGCTGGCAGGCCTCCCTCAAGCTGGCACACTGCTCTTCAGAGGGAGTGTTCCTTTCCAATTGCTATTTTAGATTCCAGGATGTTTTCCCCAGGGTTATGAGTTTGGAGTGGGTCTGGGCATAATACAGGCAACtcttcctgttttctgttttagaagAGGGGAGTTTTCATGAGGCAGGGACACTCCCTGCCTCAACAAGAACAAGAGATGTCCACGAACACATTCTGAGAGGTGGGGAAAAGTGCTGAGGCATAGCTGAGGCAGCCGCTGATGTCAGGTCCCAGTGACGTTCTTCCATATTTGGGACTTGGTCAGCTGTTCCTGAGCATATGCCTGCATCTGGAGGAGCTGGCCTTTAAAGGGAGGCAGGGCCAGGACAAGAGATCTGCCCGGGGATGGAATGAAGCTTGGCTGAGGATGCTCCAGAGGGAAGCCCTCACCCATCAGACTCACTCAACGATTCCCTGTAATGTTGCTCTCCATCAGCATCCCCTCCCCTGCCAGCACCTCTGATCCAAGCCCCATGTAGGGAGACTCGGTTTGCTCAAGGATGAGAAAGGGTAAGCATGGGTCTGGGAGGGACGCTGGGAGGGTGGCCCCATCCCACAGGCTCAAGGGGCCTCTCTGATGCAACATTTATGAAGCATGCACGCTGAGCCAGGTAGGGGCTCTTCCACAGGCATCCTTCATCCTCACGGCAACCCCAGGCAAGAGGGCATTTCTCTTCCTGTCTTACAGAAAAGGAGGCAGGAGCCTAGAAAGGCAAAGGGACTTGCTGGAGATGGCTCAATGAGTAAGTACCAGAACTGAGCCGAGGACTCCGCTTCAGGAGTCCCTGTCCAGCACTCTTGGTAGCGCAGTATCCGCTCCCACCCATGAGTCAGCACAACCTCTCATCTCCACTGTGCCTGGAGAAATAGCAGTCCCCACAGGGCTCAGAGCACAGAATGGCCTAGGTCAGGCCAGATCTCTCGGGTACAAGGGCAGACTGACCTCTCTACGTCCTGCCATCTGTGAGCCCAGCACCAAACACAGGCTGGGACCACAAATCAAAGGCAGTCACATGGTGGGGTCAGGGACAGGAGATCCCTTAATAATTCTGCTTCCTGGGCTAACAGGTCAGGTGGCCTCCAGCAGGAGGACCCTGGAACAGCATCAGAATGCAGCCTGCAGGGACCCACAGGATGGGCAGAAGTTATGTTTCATGGGGGGTCGATGGCAGCAACACACCTGTCCTTCTGAACTTCTGTTTCAACCTATTCAGGCTtatgaagaggaggaagggaaggagtcaCAGCAGGTATAGTGCAGAGTGTCCAAGTCCTGACAATTTGCCCCACCCTGCTCAGGTGGCTTCCATAGGCAGCTCTCCTGCCCAGCTCAGTTCTGGGTGTGCTTAAAGCTAAGGTCCTTAGGTCATTTTCTTCAAGCAGTTCAAAGTTGGGGGAAACAGGGCATTCCATGGCCAGATGGACCTCAGGATGGGAAGGAAGGGTCAGATCTTCCCCAAGCTTATCTCACCTTCtggttcagtttcttcatctataacaTGGCTTCTGTTGAAATCCATGACTGTAAAAGGTTCTTCCAGCTCCTAAAGGCTATGAATTTGCATTTATCACGCAGTTCAAACCCTCAAAGATTCAGAACCCAGAGGTTCCCCTAATACCTAGCTTTGCCCATCACACCCCAAGTCTgagcaagaaaggaaggaaagggaagtcCAGGAGGTACAGAGAATTCTTCGCTGGGCAGAGGGAAATCTGGGGATGGGCTCCGGACCCCTTAGAGGCATAGGGCTGTGGGACTGAGCTGGAAGCCTCCCCTAGGCTAAGCCCTCTGTGCAGGAACCTCAGATGCTGTGAGGCCTATCCAGCCAGGCTGCTGTCCACTGACATAGGAGTGGACATCAGGTCACACCAAGCTTTTCTGCTCTGCTCCTCTCTTCTGAGCTCCTgctcctctgcccctcctcccatACTGCCATTCCCCCAGGACTCGGGGTCAGTGGGTAATTCTGTCCCCTATTGGCCCTTCCCTGCGCCCCTCCTCAGGGTGGAGGGCTCTGACATATCTCCTCCATTTAACCTGGTCCTCTGCACTGATATTATTATCAGGGGTTGTGTGAGAGGAGAAGAGCCCAAATGAAATGTAGCTGGTCCAATTCTTCAGGCCAGATGTGGAGATGGAGGTGTCAGGGAGCATCCACGTGAAGTAAGAGGATGGATCTGTGGGGACAGCACCCCTCTTCCTGGTAGCTCACTCATCCATCCTCCAACCAATGCTATGGTACACCAGGGGGTCAAGGGCTGAAGGAGCGGGGAGATGAGCAGGTCTCACTTGGAGCTGGGAGCCGAGTGGTCTGCGTGGagcagggtggtggtggtgtaGTTCTGGAAGAGAGGCTGCAGGAACATGCCAATGGTGCCAAATACACAGACAAAGACGAAGATCCAGAGAAACAGGCGGTCGATCACCATGGCAACGTACTTCCAGTCCTCACTCACCTGGatcaaggagaggaagaagaccCAGGTATCAGTCACATGATGCGGGATGGGGGGTGATGTGGCAGGGCCCGCCACACATACACCCACTCCACTTCTCTCCTTCAGAGACCCCAGAGTAGCTTTTCTACAGCACAGCTCTAATCTTAACTGCCTAAAAGCTTCCAGTGGCCCTACTGTCCTCAGTGCCCAGCCAAACCTCCAGGTCTAGAATAAGATCTACCCATGATAAATAGAAgtctgtcttctatttttctcccacCCTATAATCCAAACTTACCAAACCCCAACATGTCCTCTCAAGACTCAAGTCCCAAGcctctttcatttccctttgtgtcTTAAAAATCCTGACCCTtacctaaggacttaaaatcagcatactatagtgacttggccacatcaatgtttatagcagctcaattcacaatagctaagctatggaaccaacctaggtgctcttcaacagatgaatggataaagaaaatgtgatacatatgcccaatggaatattactcagtcataaagaagaataaaattatggcatttgccagtaaatggatggaatgggagaTTATAaggctaaatgaaataaggcaaacccccaaaaaaccaaaggaatgttctctctaatatggggatgctgactcacaataggtggggaaaagggaggagaggaggttcactggattgaaCAGGGGGTAGTGTGGTGAGAGAGGatagatgggaatgggaaagacataactttcctatgttcatatgtgaatacacaaccagtgtaactccatatcatgtataaccacaaaaatgggaagttatattccatgtatgtatgatatgtcaaaatacattctactgtcacatgtaactaaaaagaacaaatttaaaagcttttttaaaaaaaattttaaagaaaatcctgACCTTTCTCTCCTGGTGAACTCCTACACATCCTTCAAAGCCCAAATGAAATATCACCTTCTCTATGAAGGTTTTCCTAACCCTGGATCACAATGAAACACTGACCCCTTTGGTTTCCCTGGGCACTATGCTATGCATCTCCATCCCAGCATTTTCACTGTACTTCCTGTACTGTTTCAATTTGTATGTCTGTCTCCCCACTAAGCTACAAGCTCCCAAGTCACAGGAACCCTGCCTGAGTCAACTCTGTAACCCCAGCTTCTGGAACAACAGAATCCAgtaaatgaatgctaaattagtGAGTGAATGGCTGTCTCTACAGGCTTCAGTCCTTTCATGATTCTAGGGGGAGCCCGATCCAACAGCACCATCTTAAGCACAGAGGCCCCAGAAGGTCAGGACCAGGTCTGAGATAAAAACAAGTAAGTCAAAAAGAATACTCTCTGGGGTTTGAGAGTCAGCCACAGGGCTTGAGAGGGGCCAGCTTCTCTCTGGGACTGCTCCACTCTGGCCTGAgtctgggcctttgcacatgttTCTCTGGAGACCAGCCAGTCCAGGGGGTGGAAAGGAGGCAGTCATGCACCTTCATTTATTCAGCAGCTAACTGACCACTCATGCACGTCACAATCATGCCTACTTATACCTGGCACCATGCTGGGCACTGGGGCTACCAAGGGGCAAGACGAATGCTTACTGCAGTTTGAGTCTATGATGGGAGCTGGagacaaaaataagtcaaaagagaaaatctcGCACTTTGTGGGAAACGAAGGCCTGAGGTAGAGAAATGGAGGAGGATCTAATTCAGAACATGGCCAAGGAAAGTCtctttgaggaggtgacatttaagcTAAGATCAGATGAGCAAGAGAGAGCCAGCTGTTTGTTTCAGGGATACAGTGATGGAAAAGAGATAAACCCAAACAAAGTGAATTCACCTGACCTGtgctctttaaaaatgtttatgccATGAAAGATAAAGCTGGGGAACAATTGCGGATTGAAGGAAACTAAAGTCATATGACCATCAAATGCAATTTGAGATGCTGAATTGCGGTGGGGGTGGGGTAGTGATCCTATGAAGGACATATGGGGGCAATTGGAAAAATCTGAATGTGtactttatattagataaagGTATTGATGGTAAATTTCCTGAATGTAATCATTGAACCTGGGGgctttgctgctgttgttgtttggCTTTTCGTTTGTTTATTAgtttgtggtgctagagatggGAACCGAGGGtcccacacatgctaagcactgaTTTGCCCAGAGCTGCACCCTAAGTCCTGAGCCTGGGTTAAATGAGAAAGTGTTCTTATTCTTAGGGGAGACACACTGAAGTATTTGGGAGATGGGGTTACAGTGTTCAATAACAGGGCGAAAACTAATAAAAGCAATAACTttatgttgttttttgttgttgttctgcagcactggagattgaacccaggggtgctttaccactgagctatatctcctgccctttttatttttcattttgagacagagtctcactaagtcacccagaCTGGCCTGAACTTggccatcttcctgcttcagtttacCAAGTCACTAAGATTCTAAGGATTTGCCACTGCACCTAAGAACAATGATGattagagagggaaaaaagaaaggcattCCAGGGAGAGACCTatatgcaaaggtcctgaggcaagAAAAATCTTGGTTTGCTTAAGACAGCTGAGCAGATAAGCCAGTCAGCTGAGTAAGAAGGAAGAGACACAAGGAGGGTCTGTCTGTTTGGATACAGGAACACAGGAGCTGAATCAGGGAGACTATTAGGAGATTCTTTTCTGGTCCAGGCAAGAAATTGAAGGTGGCTGGAACCAgggagatgagaaaaaaatgaagctgaGGATTATTTTGGAAATGGTACTCACAATACAGGACTTATGACTTGGATGGTGGAAGAGGTGAGCAAGAAAGAGAGGAGTGAAGGATATCGCCCATTTGGGGTCTAACCATTGGATTAACTGTGATGCTATTTATAAAAGATGTAGAAGTTGGGGAAAAGTTGGTGGTGGGGCTGTAGATCAAGAACTCTGTTTTGGACATGTTGAGTTTGAGATGCCTGTGAATCATCCAAGTAGGTCACTGCACCCCAGCACCTTGCTCAGTAAATGCACAATACAGTGGACTGCAGCAGGAGAGGCGGAGGCCATGATGCAGCAGACGCTCAGACCTGCACACCAGCATCTCCCACTTGACCTCAGCTGTCCTCAGGCTCCCACCCCATCTCCCCCAGTCTCGGAGCATTCTTCAACAATCTGGACTCTAAGATGCTCCCTAACCCAAGATTTAGCCCCAACCCAATTTCCTGCCATCCAAGGGAATGAATCTATGAAATATCCCAACCCCACCCACACAAACAGTAGTACCGGGACTACCCTTTCTCATCTCCCAACAGGAATTGGTAGAGTTGCAGAGGAAACCTGGCCAGTCACCATGGCAACAGTCGAGCCTTGGCCTGGAATTGACCAGGTACCTGGAGAAGAACCACAGGGTGGGCCAGATGCTGCCCAAAGTGGAGTGAGGAATGTCACCCATCATGCTTCCCCCAACTTCTGGCTCAGTCTCATGCAATCCCTTTGGTGGAGCCACTACAGAAAGAGCCAAAAGTCAGAGGTGGAGAAGGTGTGTGTTTTGTGGGGGGTGAGGGAGGCAGCAAGCCCTCCCTTCCAACCATCCCCATCACCTAAAATATTTCACAAGACTGTTCTCGGGGactcagaaaagcagaaaagagagaTTAATTTGGGACTACTCTCTCCATCCGGGGCAGGTCCAAGGAACCTCTTAATCTTGCCCTGGTCCCACACCGCCCACATACACATCCCTACTGTCCTCAATTTTGCTCCCCAAGAGGTGCACAGAGGACTCTTCTCCATTTGTGCTAAGAGTGGCAGATTAACAACTTGGAGGTGGTAATGCGAGCTGCCAGGAGGGACTCTCAGGGTGACAGCTATAGGCCAGCTGCCAACCCAGAAGGCCTCCTTCCCATTCCAGGCTGCCCTCTGGACACTAAAGATGCACCAGCTGAGGCATTTCGCCCTGGATACTAGTCCTCAGGAAGCGGCAAGGTCATCTATGAGATGAACTCTAATCAGGCGGTGCAACCTCCAGATAAGCAACCCAGAAGAACCCAAGCCAGCGCTAGGCCCCCAGCACAGGCCGATCCACATCTCCTTCATCCTATACTCAGCTTTGTGTGTCTAATGGCACCCTGTTTTCTAGGTACTCAGGTCCCTGATCCCTGGTACCCATCCCTGGGAGTCCTATTTCACGCCCACCGAACGTCTCTGGTGCTGCACTCACGCTCTGGTCGTCGTCCTCACTTCGCATATGGTCCGCAATGAAGCGAACGCCGTCCACAGCTTCCTGGAGGCCACAGCCACAGGGTCCAGCAGAACGGCCCGGGCCGGTCATCGGTGCAGGCTCAGACCCAAAAGCCCCTGCCAACCCCTGCACTGATGCGCGGTTGACAAAGCAGGTGCAAGAGTCGGCTCCCGGGGCTTCGCGGAAGAAGAGGGCCCCGGCGCCCTCACGCTCTCGCTGACGGCGACGCATGCGGAGGCGCTGGCGGGCGCAGTGGTGGCGTGGCTGCTGCATGAAGAGCAAAGTGGGCAGCTTCTCCAGGAAGACGACTTTGACCCAGGGTGCCATGGTGTGCGTGGTCGGGGAGCGGTGGTGCACGTtgagcacacacacactggtCACGATGGAGAAGGTGACAAGCACCATGGTGAACATTAGGTACTTGCCCACAAGTGGCACGTCGAGGGAGGTGGGAGGCACAATCTTGGAGATGAGCAGCAGGAAGACGGTGAGTGCCAGCAGCACAGAGATGCACAGTGTCATCTTCTCCCCACAATCCGATGGCAGGTAGAAGACAAGAATGGCCAGCGAGGTGATGAGCACACAGGGGATGATGAGATTGATGGTGTAGAAGAGCGGTTTGCGGCGAATAATGAAATCATATGTGATGTCCACGTAAGTGGAGTCATCAGGGTTCTCATTGCGCCGGCCCGGTAGAGCCACAATGTCCCACTCACCACTGGGTGTGAAGTCATCCAGACTGGCCACATCACTCTTGAGCACCAGGTCGATCTCAGTGCGGTCATATGTCCAGGAGCGGAACTTCATGGTGCAGTTCTGCTGGTCAAATGGGAAGTGCTTTACTTCAATCTTGCATGCGCTCTTGTAGATGGCAGGTGGCAGCCAGAAAATGCTACCATCATAGGAGACCACCGCGTTGGAATAGAAGGACACCTCATACATGCCATCCGCACTGCCAAGGGATGGGCACAGTCAGTCCTGGCCTAAGCATTTCCCTATCCTCACCCATCAACCCCCTgagtgggaggagaggaaagTCAGAGGAAGATATGAGAAGGGGCATCCAGGTCTGAGAGTAACCTTCCAGGAGTACAGAGAGATGGAGCAGGAACTGAGCAAGAAGAGGATTTTGGTGGTATAGCATGTGTCCTGGTCAGGAGGCCTGTGTGGCCCCTCAGGTagaagaggtggaggaaggggaatatgggttacatattgtataggttgtttttttttttttttttcatgagggCGGAGATGTTGGGGAAGGTGGGGAGATCAGAGTGAAGATCCCCAAGCAGTGATGGTGGATAAGAGGTGAGAGTAGAGAATGGTCCTATGAGTTGAGGGAAGTTGTTTTGTACCTTAGAGGTCAGAGGGATTACTGCAGGAGACAGGATAGAACCTGGAGGAGAAACTGGGACCCTAAAGTCCTCTTCCCAGGCTTCCAGGAAAACATATTCTTGAATCAGTTTAGGCACTGGGGGctgtcaactttttaaaatcccACCAAAGCCCCCAATATTGGTAGTCCTGATTGAGAACAGGGTGGTCATGGTCCAAGTCACTGTGGCTGTCTACACTAGACCTCACTTGCCTGGATCTGTCTGGCTGCCCACTGCCTGTCTGcatatctaaaaatgaaaagtccCTTTTTTCTCA
This genomic interval carries:
- the Chrnb2 gene encoding neuronal acetylcholine receptor subunit beta-2, giving the protein MAWRSSPMALLFSFGLLGLCSGVWGTDTEERLVEHLLDPSRYNKLIRPATNGSELVTVQLMVSLAQLISVHEREQIMTTNVWLTQEWEDYRLTWKPEEFDNMKKVRLPSKHIWLPDVVLYNNADGMYEVSFYSNAVVSYDGSIFWLPPAIYKSACKIEVKHFPFDQQNCTMKFRSWTYDRTEIDLVLKSDVASLDDFTPSGEWDIVALPGRRNENPDDSTYVDITYDFIIRRKPLFYTINLIIPCVLITSLAILVFYLPSDCGEKMTLCISVLLALTVFLLLISKIVPPTSLDVPLVGKYLMFTMVLVTFSIVTSVCVLNVHHRSPTTHTMAPWVKVVFLEKLPTLLFMQQPRHHCARQRLRMRRRQREREGAGALFFREAPGADSCTCFVNRASVQGLAGAFGSEPAPMTGPGRSAGPCGCGLQEAVDGVRFIADHMRSEDDDQSVSEDWKYVAMVIDRLFLWIFVFVCVFGTIGMFLQPLFQNYTTTTLLHADHSAPSSK